From Cotesia glomerata isolate CgM1 linkage group LG2, MPM_Cglom_v2.3, whole genome shotgun sequence, a single genomic window includes:
- the LOC123259846 gene encoding soluble lamin-associated protein of 75 kDa-like yields MFCARCKKFQTTLTQDWVDINKLNNINDKIQRIDCKLCKNFIAIINDNKVVNIDEKFNGCTENSWKKVINVQDKIIYYILSQIIYRESDTPRQDKFESIYDYADDKDEIFLKWFDSKPVGFYTIKPKGTEIDRINEYSMTTLDTAYIRSQYRNQGLGSEIIYDIIKRYPNEDIGFSIPISYGMLRILNKFLIKHREYRRSFWEIQNGGNEGSVKLIWFILRNQLQNS; encoded by the exons ATGTTTTGCGCAAg GTGCAAGAAATTTCAAACAACTCTTACTCAAGATTGGgttgatattaataaattaaataatattaatgataaaattcaaCGAATTGATTGTAAACTATGTAAAAACTTTATTgctattattaatgataataaagttgttaatattgatgaaaaatttaatggttGTACAGAAAATTCTtggaaaaaa GTAATCAATGtccaggataaaattatttattatatactaagtcaaataatttatcgagAATCGGATACTCCACGTCAAGACAAATTTGagtcaatttatgattatGCGGATGATAAAGACGAGATATTTCTCAAGTGGTTCGATAGTAAACCAGTTggattttatacaattaaaccaaaag gaaCCGAGATTGATCGGATTAATGAATATTCCATGACAACTTTAGATACTGCTTACATAAGATCTCAATACCGAAATCAAGGATTGGGAtcagaaataatttatgacaTTATTAAACGTTATCCAAATGAAGATATTGGATTTTCAATACCAATTTCTTACGGTATGCTTCGTAtactgaataaatttttaattaaacatagAGAGTATCGACGATCTTTTTGGGAAATTCAAAACGGAGGTAATGAGGgatctgttaaattaatatggTTTATTTTACGAAACCAATTGCAAAactcataa
- the LOC123259830 gene encoding AP-3 complex subunit beta-2 → MLTAAANTLSNNSGGSYSNDRPLGASGDAELGTDPASGGFFHSDYKKHEDLKQMLDSNKDGLKLEAMKRIIGMVAKGRDASDLFPAVVKNVVSKNIEVKKLVYVYLVRYAEDQQDLALLSISTFQRALKDPNQLIRASALRVLSSIRVSMIVPIVMLAIKDSASDMSPYVRKTAAHAIPKLYSLDSEQKDELISVLEKLLSDKTTLVVGSAVMAFEEVCPERIDLIHKNYRKLCNLLVDVDEWGQVVIVNMLTRYARTQFINPNLDDIEEDENQSFYDSDSDSSNVKKTKFSLDGDHRLLLRNTKPLLQSRNASVVMAVAQLYHHVAPRSEVMIAAKALIRLLRNHREVQSIVLNCIASISIARKGMFEPFLKSFFVRTSDPTHIKLLKLDILTNLATETSISVILREFQTYISSSDKEFVGASIQAIGRCASNIKEVTDTCLNGLVSLLSNRDEVVVAESVVVIKKLLQTQPNEHKEIIAHMAKLMDFITVPQARASILWLLGEYSDRVPKIAPDVLRKMAKSFINEKDIVKLQILNLAVKLCLNNPEQTKLFCQYVFQLAKYDQNYDIRDRARFLRYFIFDNNGDDDDDDDDNDNNANNDNNGEKKLAKYAKNIFFASKPAPTLMSRFKGSQYQLGTLSHYLDMPCAGYRPLPDFPEVAPDPSVRDVAEPIVTHQPREKRHNRKDKKVKEKSFYSSEDDSSPNHQESQDESSDTSSNKTTDSDSDSSSSIYSSESNKSKEPIKKIINNVESETSDSESDSDESSSESGSSDSSSDNKVKKITEQKLGNNKKEKIVEPKPKSNLDLLLDLDDVIPMTPVMTPSLGGFLTPINQVSAINFNVNGITQVSAFFTPTKRTELVNKITGRGLRIESRFTRCQHLVNPMLASVELTFINEGNEPITNIKIGNKNLPSGMIIHDFSPITILQPNMTLSSIIGINYNDSTQPANFNIEYTIGDEIHAPSVQLKPTIGEIIRAVQLPENMFIVEKDKLKGMNEHTAKLIFNDNKKELSQKIIEAANLAIVSNENDFMRFAGNTLSSKSLVLVTVKFLQDQQIEIIVNCEKMVIGSMLLSEIKGYFPLI, encoded by the exons atGTTGACTGCTGCAGCAAATACTCTGTCCAATAATTCTGGTGGATCATACAGCAATGATCGGCCTTTAGGAGCTAGTGGAGATGCTGAATTGGGTACAGATCCGGCTTCTGGAGGATTTTTTCATTCTGACTACAAAAA acaTGAAGATTTGAAACAAATGTTGGATAGTAATAAAGATGGACTTAAATTAGAAGCTATGAAACGTATAATTGGG atggTTGCTAAAGGAAGAGATGCGTCAGATTTATTTCCAGCGGTGGTAAAAAATGTTGTGTCGAAAAAtatagaagttaaaaaattagtttacgTTTATTTGGTACGTTATGCTGAAGATCAACAGGATTTAGCTCTGTTGTCGATATCAACATTTCAGAGAGCACTGAAAGATCCAAATCAGCTGATAAGAGCCAGTGCATTGAGAGTACTGTCTTCTATACGAGTTTCAATGATTGTTCCTATTGTTATGCTGGCTATTAAAGACTCGGCAAGCGATATGTCACCGTATGTGAGAAAAACTGCTGCTCATGCTATTCCTAAATTGTACTCATTGGATTCCGAGCAAAAAGACGAGTTGATAAgtgttttagaaaaattattgtctGATAAAACAACACTGGTTGTTGGTTCTGCTGTAATGGCCTTTGAAGAAGTTTGTCCAGAACGAATAGAtcttattcataaaaattatcgtAAACTTTGCAATTTACTTGTTGATGTTGATGAATGGGGACAAGTTGTTATTGTAAATATGTTGACACGTTATGCTCGAACACAATTTATTAATCCAAATCTTGAt gatATTGAAGAGGAtgaaaatcaatcattttatgACTCAGATTCAGATTCatcaaatgtaaaaaaaacaaaattttcattagatGGAGATCATCGTTTATTACTAAGAAATACAAAGCCATTATTACAAAGTCGTAATGCCTCAGTTGTAATGGCTGTTGCTCAATTATATCATCACGTAGCACCTCGTAGTGAAGTTATGATTGCTGCTAAAGCATTAATTAGACTTTTAAGAAATCATCGAGAAGTCCAGAGTATTGTTCTCAACTGTATTGCCAGTATCTCTATTGCAAGAAAG ggAATGTTTGAACCATTTCTTAAATCATTTTTCGTGAGAACGTCTGATCCAAcacatattaaattattaaaattggatatattgacaaatttagctacaGAAACGAGTATAAGTGTTATACTGAGAGAATTTCAAACTTATATATCGAGCAGTGATAAAGAATTTGTTGGTGCAAGTATTCAAGCTATTGGAAGATGTGCCAGTAATATTAAAGAAGTTACTGATACCTGTTTAAATGGATTGGTTTCTTTATTAAGCAATCGTgatg aAGTTGTAGTGGCAGAGAGTGttgttgttataaaaaaattattacaaaccCAACCAAATGAACACAAAGAAATAATAGCACATATGGCTAAATTAATGGATTTTATAACAGTACCACAGGCTAGAGCGTCAATACTTTGGTTATTGGGTGAATACTCTGATCGGGTCCCAAAAATAGCTCCTGATGTCCTACGTAAAATGGCTAAAAGTTTTATCAATGAAAaagatattgttaaattacaaatattaaatttagcagTTAAATTGTGTCTTAATAATCCAGaacaaacaaaattattttgtcaatATGTATTTCAACTTGCTAAATATGATCAAAACTATGATATAAGAGATCGTGCACGTTTTTTAcgttattttatatttgataataatggtgatgatgatgatgatgatgatgataatgataataatgctaataatgataataatggtgaaaaaaaattagctaaatatgctaaaaatatattttttgcttCAAAACCAGCGCCAACCTTAATGTCACGTTTTAAAGGATCACAATATCAATTGGGTACATTGTCACACTATCTTGATATGCCTTGTGCTGGTTACAGACCATTGCCAGATTTTCCAGAGGTTGCACCAGATCCGTCAGTTAGAGACGTTGCTGAACCAATAGTTACTCATCAACCACGAGAAAAAAGACACAAtagaaaagataaaaaagtcaaagaaaaatcattttacaGTAGTGAAGATGACAGCTCACCCAATCATCAAG aatctCAAGATGAATCGTCAGATACTTCATCAAATAAAACAACAGATTCTGATTCAGACAGTAGTTCATCAATCTATAGTTCAGaatcaaataaatcaaaagagcctattaaaaagattattaacaATGTAGAGTCTGAAACATCTGACAGTGAATCAGATTCCGATGAATCTAGCTCAGAAAGCGGTAGTAGTGATTCTTCAAGCgacaataaagttaaaaaaattactgaacAAAAACttggtaataataaaaaagaaaaaattgttgaaccaAAACCAAAGAGTAATCTTGATTTGTTACTTGATTTAGACGAtg tAATACCAATGACACCAGTGATGACACCGAGCTTAGGAGGTTTTCTTACACCAATTAATCAAGTTTCagctataaattttaatgtaaatggGATTACACAAGTATCTGCATTTTTTACACCAACTAAAAGAACAGaacttgttaataaaataactggACGTGGGCTAAGAATAGAATCAAGGTTTACACGATGTCAGCATTTAGTTAATCCAATGTTAGCCAGTGTTgaattaacatttattaatgaaGGCAATGAACcaattacaaatataaaaattggtaataaaaatttaccatCTGGTATGATAATACACGATTTTTCTCCTATTACAATTCTACAACCAAACATGACACTTTCATCGATAATTGGAATTAATTATAACGATTCAACACAACCGGCAAATTTTAACATTGAATACACAATTGGTGATGAAATTCACGCACCTTCTGTTCAATTAAAACCAACTATTGGTGAAATTATACGTGCTGTACAGCTTCCAGAAAATATGTTTATTGttgaaaaagataaattaaagGGTATGAATGAACACaccgctaaattaatttttaatgataataaaaaagaattgtcgcaaaaaattattgaagctGCTAATCTTGCAATTGTTTCTaatgaaaatgattttatgag atttgcTGGAAATACATTGTCATCAAAATCTCTGGTGTTGGTAactgttaaatttttacaagatcaacaaattgaaataattgtcAATTGTGAAAAAATGGTTATAGGTTCAATGTTGTTAAGTGAAATTAAAGGATATTTCcccttaatttaa